A window from Triticum aestivum cultivar Chinese Spring chromosome 6D, IWGSC CS RefSeq v2.1, whole genome shotgun sequence encodes these proteins:
- the LOC123141714 gene encoding uncharacterized protein, translating to MLIPTSQQPPEPPIMGSSPTSYKKATAALDEAARARLRGPFFCGTTPSASGQEDVDDDDGLVELVHEFYNGYGEDAVAKEAVPPRPASTTWADALRTALADATADAAAARIRAEAERAVVGAGPNVAGGEGVRKHVAERLRARGFDAGVCRSSWERSSSVPAGSYEYVDVVITAGASASRYIVEVNIAAEFETARPSAEYQELLLALPTVLVARPETFKEVAAAMCAAAAESIRGAGMHVPPWRRARYVQAKWSGKYKRAAAVAAPSGSPWEAGASSTAAAEARPRRGVPASGGPKHCGMEMGRREMAFGSTGRLMFRGL from the exons ATGCTTATTCCGACGTCACAGCAACCGCCGGAGCCGCCGATCATGGGGTCCTCGCCGACGTCGTACAAGAAGGCCACGGCGGCGCTGGACGAGGCGGCGAGGGCGCGGCTGCGCGGCCCGTTCTTCTGCGGCACCACGCCGTCCGCCTCCGGGCAGGAGGAcgtcgacgacgacgacggccTGGTGGAGCTGGTGCACGAGTTCTACAACGGGTACGGCGAGGACGCCGTCGCCAAGGAAGCCGTGCCGCCGCGGCCCGCTAGTACCACGTGGGCCGACGCGCTGCGGACGGCGCTGGCAGATGCGACGGCCGACGCGGCAGCGGCGCGGATCCGCGCCGAGGCGGAGCGCGCCGTCGTCGGTGCGGGGCCGAACGTCGCTGGCGGTGAAGGGGTCAGGAAGCACGTCGCCGAGCGGCTCCGTGCCAGAGGGTTCGATGCCG GTGTCTGCAGATCGTCGTGGGAAAGAAGCAGCAGCGTGCCGGCGGGCAGCTACGAGTACGTGGACGTGGTGATCACAGCGGGCGCGTCGGCGTCTCGGTACATCGTCGAGGTCAACATCGCCGCCGAGTTCGAGACGGCGAGGCCCAGCGCCGAGTACCAGGAGCTCCTCCTCGCCCTGCCCACGGTGCTCGTGGCGAGGCCGGAGACGTTCAAGGAGGTGGCCGCGGCAATGTGCGCGGCGGCGGCCGAGTCCATCCGGGGCGCGGGCATGCACGTGCCGCCGTGGAGGCGCGCGCGGTACGTGCAGGCCAAGTGGTCCGGCAAGTACAAGCGAGCGGCGGCCGTGGCCGCGCCGTCGGGGTCGCCATGGGAAGCAGGGGCGAGCAGCACTGCAGCGGCCGAAGCTCGCCCGCGCCGCGGCGTGCCGGCGTCCGGCGGCCCGAAGCATTGCGGGATGGAGATGGGCCGCAGGGAGATGGCGTTCGGGAGCACGGGGCGGCTGATGTTCAGAGGGTTGTGA
- the LOC123145315 gene encoding protein-tyrosine-phosphatase IBR5, whose amino-acid sequence MRKRERENPCGVCGHYHKCEEGEICGVCGHRPAAADAVAPARVDSAFPSEVLKGFLFLGSYDNASRSEVLKTLNITHILNTVPDCHNLYRNSFTYHCLQDDKTLDFDGATQFLEQCERGASRVLVHCMSGKNRSAAVVTAFLMKSRGWRLAPSLQWVKDRRPQVQITEASQCQLVEYEQKLFGPSAGSPAQTTVLTESFPSLGFGFPQPSGDIQVPAFNQTPVPSIFERAGPNNVPSNFTFGADGSMGVGVGPAAGINNGAVTPASTDNQMDSS is encoded by the exons ATGAGGAAGCGCGAGAGGGAGAACCCGTGCGGGGTCTGCGGGCACTACCACAAGTGCGAGGAAGGGGAGATATGCGGGGTCTGCGGCCACAGGCCCGCCGCGGCGGACGCGGTGGCCCCGGCGAGGGTCGACTCCGCCTTCCCCTCCGAGGTGCTCAAGGGCTTCCTCTTCCTCGGCAGCTACGACAACGCCTCCCGCTCCGAGGTCCTCAAGACGCTCAACATCACCCACATCCTCAAC ACTGTGCCGGATTGCCATAATCTTTACCGGAATTCATTCACTTACCACTGCCTCCAAGATGATAAAACATTGGATTTTGATGGTGCTACTCAGTTTCTAG AGCAATGTGAAAGAGGGGCTTCACGTGTTCTTGTCCATTGCATGTCTGGGAAAAACAG GTCAGCTGCTGTGGTGACAGCCTTCTTGATGAAGTCTAGAGGGTGGAGACTTGCACCGTCTCTCCAGTGGGTAAAAGATCGACGACCACAGGTCCAAATAACAGAAG CTTCTCAGTGTCAGCTTGTTGAGTATGAACAGAAGCTCTTTGGACCCAGCGCTGGCTCGCCAGCTCAGACCACGGTTCTAACCGAGTCATTTCCTTCACTTGGATTTGGTTTCCCACAACCATCAGGTGACATCCAAGTGCCTGCGTTCAACCAGACTCCTGTGCCATCCATTTTCGAGCGGGCCGGCCCAAACAATGTTCCCAGTAACTTCACTTTCGGAGCCGACGGTTCAATGGGAGTCGGAGTCGGTCCCGCCGCAGGGATCAACAATGGCGCAGTCACCCCAGCTTCGACGGATAACCAGATGGACAGCTCTTAA